One window of Candidatus Binataceae bacterium genomic DNA carries:
- a CDS encoding adenylate/guanylate cyclase domain-containing protein: MTALFADLKGSTALMEDLDPEAAHAIVAPALRIMSEAVRRYEGYVARSTGDGIFALFGAPAAYEDHPQRALNAALAMQQELRAEGERRAAKGLQSLDARVGVHTGEVVAYSVETGGKVESRLVGHTANLAARLEAIAPAGSIAVSDYTRRLCEGYFELRGLGPMTVKGLSAPIEVYEVLGLGPLRSHFQLSARRGLTRFIGREHELAQMQRALELAIAGQGQVVTVMAEAGTGKSRLFHEFKATIPATCKVLEAYSVSHGKASAWLPMLELLRNYFGIQDTDDAAARREKVRNAQTELDLALTDTLPYLFGLLGVVEGADPLAQMDPQIKRQRTLEAIKRIILRENLNQPVVLIFEDLHWVDAQTQALLDLLADSVARANVLLLVNYRPEYHHEWTNKSYYSQLRLEPLGGADGAAMLAALLGEAVELNPLKRLITERTGGNPFFIEEIVQALFEDGALARNGVVKVTRSLSQLRLPPTVQGMLASRIDRQPSEHKQLLQTLAVIGRESSRALLRQVASHADTQLERILADLQAGEFIYEQPAATDVEYVFKHALTQEVAYNSLLIERRKQVHERAGHAVESLFAGQLDDHLTQLAHHYSHSDNIDKAIEYLGRAGQQAIKRSANAEAIENISSAIELLHALPDSPERDRQELRIQLALGPALIAIKSWAAPEVERVFIRARQLCEKLRESQQLFATLFGLYAVYLVRGRFRMASELANELLRRAQDANDPTLLMLGNLAAGDTLFEMGEFSQSLRHLEAGIALYIPEQHRAFAFSFIGLDIKVNCLSYAASNLWHLGYPEQARRYSDAAVAWGQELAHPHSQAFAQGLAGNMGKLRGEIPVVRRGAEKLVALSAEHGFALWSAQATVLLGWAMVQQGQAARGIGLTREGLATFRTTGADIGRPYFLSLLVEACIKTKCFEEGLTVLEEAQKLANQNENRSHDAELLRLRGELLLERDDSSIADAGNCFERAVKIARSQGAKSPELRATTSLARLLANQGRRDEARAMLAGIYNWFTEGFDTADLKDAKALLDELN, translated from the coding sequence GTGACGGCGCTGTTTGCGGATCTCAAAGGCTCGACCGCGCTGATGGAAGACCTCGACCCAGAGGCGGCGCACGCGATCGTGGCGCCGGCGCTGCGGATTATGTCTGAGGCGGTCCGCCGCTACGAGGGCTACGTCGCGCGCTCGACCGGCGACGGCATCTTCGCGCTGTTCGGCGCGCCGGCGGCGTATGAGGACCATCCGCAGCGTGCGCTCAACGCCGCACTGGCGATGCAGCAGGAGTTGCGCGCGGAGGGAGAGCGTCGCGCCGCCAAAGGCCTGCAGTCGCTCGACGCCCGCGTCGGCGTCCACACCGGCGAGGTCGTGGCCTACTCGGTCGAGACCGGCGGCAAGGTCGAGTCCCGCCTGGTCGGCCATACGGCCAATCTGGCGGCGCGGCTGGAGGCGATTGCGCCGGCCGGTTCGATTGCGGTCAGCGATTACACCCGCAGACTCTGCGAGGGCTACTTCGAGCTGCGCGGCCTGGGACCGATGACCGTCAAGGGGCTGAGCGCGCCGATCGAAGTTTACGAGGTCCTCGGGCTCGGTCCGCTGCGCAGTCACTTTCAGTTGTCGGCGCGGCGCGGGTTGACGCGGTTCATCGGGCGTGAGCACGAGCTCGCGCAGATGCAGCGCGCGCTCGAACTCGCGATCGCCGGGCAGGGGCAGGTGGTCACGGTGATGGCCGAGGCGGGGACCGGCAAGTCGCGACTGTTTCACGAGTTCAAGGCAACGATACCGGCGACCTGCAAAGTGCTGGAAGCCTATTCGGTCTCGCACGGCAAGGCCTCGGCGTGGCTGCCCATGCTCGAACTATTGCGCAATTACTTCGGCATCCAGGACACGGACGATGCGGCGGCGCGGCGCGAGAAAGTCCGCAACGCGCAGACTGAACTCGATCTTGCACTGACCGATACGCTGCCCTATCTGTTCGGCTTGCTCGGAGTCGTCGAGGGCGCCGATCCGCTCGCCCAGATGGACCCGCAGATCAAGCGCCAGCGGACGCTTGAGGCGATCAAGCGCATCATCCTGCGCGAAAACCTCAATCAGCCGGTCGTGCTGATCTTCGAGGATCTGCACTGGGTCGACGCGCAGACCCAGGCGTTGCTCGACCTGCTGGCCGACAGCGTGGCCCGCGCCAATGTGTTGCTGCTGGTGAACTATCGCCCCGAGTATCATCACGAATGGACCAACAAGAGTTACTATTCACAACTTCGGCTGGAGCCGCTGGGCGGCGCGGACGGCGCCGCGATGCTGGCGGCGCTCTTAGGTGAGGCCGTCGAACTCAATCCGCTCAAGCGCTTAATCACTGAACGCACCGGCGGCAATCCGTTCTTTATCGAGGAGATCGTGCAGGCGCTGTTCGAAGACGGCGCGCTGGCGCGCAATGGCGTCGTGAAGGTGACGCGCTCACTCTCGCAGTTGCGATTGCCGCCGACCGTGCAGGGGATGCTCGCGTCGCGCATCGATCGGCAACCGAGCGAGCATAAGCAACTATTACAAACGCTCGCGGTGATCGGGCGGGAGTCGTCGCGCGCTCTCCTAAGGCAAGTTGCCTCACACGCGGATACTCAGTTGGAGCGGATACTCGCCGATCTACAGGCGGGCGAATTCATCTACGAGCAGCCGGCCGCGACCGATGTCGAGTATGTCTTCAAGCACGCGCTGACCCAGGAGGTCGCCTATAACTCATTACTCATCGAGCGGCGCAAGCAAGTGCACGAGCGCGCCGGCCACGCAGTGGAGTCGCTGTTCGCTGGTCAACTCGACGATCACCTGACGCAGTTGGCGCATCACTATAGTCACAGCGATAATATCGATAAGGCGATCGAGTATCTCGGCCGCGCCGGCCAACAGGCGATTAAGCGATCGGCGAACGCGGAAGCAATTGAGAATATTAGTTCAGCAATAGAGTTGCTACATGCGTTGCCCGATAGTCCAGAGCGCGATCGACAGGAACTAAGAATCCAGCTCGCGCTCGGACCCGCACTCATTGCGATAAAGAGTTGGGCCGCGCCAGAAGTGGAACGAGTGTTCATACGGGCGCGCCAGCTCTGCGAGAAACTCCGGGAGTCGCAGCAGCTCTTTGCGACCTTGTTTGGTCTTTATGCCGTTTACCTTGTGCGGGGTCGTTTTCGCATGGCGTCAGAGCTTGCCAACGAGCTACTTCGGCGGGCGCAAGATGCAAATGATCCAACGTTACTGATGCTCGGTAATCTTGCTGCTGGCGATACTCTGTTTGAAATGGGAGAGTTTTCACAATCACTGCGTCATCTCGAGGCAGGGATAGCGCTCTACATTCCTGAGCAGCATCGAGCCTTTGCCTTCAGCTTTATTGGCTTGGACATAAAGGTGAACTGCTTGTCATACGCGGCGAGCAATCTCTGGCATCTCGGCTACCCCGAGCAAGCTAGGCGCTACAGTGATGCGGCGGTGGCATGGGGGCAAGAGCTTGCTCATCCTCATAGTCAGGCGTTCGCCCAAGGCCTTGCCGGAAATATGGGAAAGCTTCGTGGAGAGATTCCAGTAGTTAGACGAGGCGCCGAGAAGCTAGTCGCGCTCTCCGCCGAGCACGGGTTTGCGTTGTGGTCGGCTCAGGCTACGGTGCTCCTGGGTTGGGCAATGGTCCAACAGGGCCAAGCGGCGCGAGGAATTGGGTTGACACGGGAAGGCCTGGCTACCTTTCGCACGACCGGCGCCGACATAGGCCGCCCGTATTTCCTCTCACTTCTAGTCGAGGCGTGCATCAAGACGAAGTGCTTCGAAGAAGGGCTAACTGTTTTGGAGGAAGCGCAGAAGCTCGCCAATCAGAATGAAAACCGTTCTCATGATGCTGAGCTACTTCGGCTCAGGGGCGAGCTGCTACTGGAGCGAGATGACTCCAGCATTGCAGATGCTGGGAATTGCTTCGAGCGGGCGGTTAAAATTGCGCGCTCGCAGGGTGCTAAATCACCGGAATTGCGCGCGACGACGAGTCTCGCGCGCCTGCTCGCGAATCAGGGTCGTCGCGATGAGGCGCGCGCGATGCTCGCCGGGATCTACAATTGGTTCACCGAGGGCTTCGATACCGCGGACCTCAAAGACGCCAAAGCGCTGCTCGATGAGCTCAACTAA
- a CDS encoding xanthine dehydrogenase family protein subunit M, with product MHAINYEAPTTVDQALKLLAAHGEKARAICGGTDLIIQLRAGVRRPEHVVDLKNIADMRKLSFSLQHGLRLGAAVPAIELHESADMRRYYPGLTEAAHLIGSLQIQSRASVGGNLCNGSPAADTTPALIALAAKGRVVGPKGERMVAAEDFCVSPGRTVLNPDELLVDLQIAAPSGHSSDAYLRFIPRNEMDIAVVGVGVAVTIDPADDRCIDARIGLGAVGPTPIFAKEASATLVGKKLDAAAIDKAAQLAIAVSSPIDDMRGTAEFRRHVVGVLTRRTLAIAIERARSASSR from the coding sequence TTGCACGCGATTAATTACGAAGCTCCAACCACGGTCGATCAGGCGCTCAAGCTGCTCGCGGCGCACGGCGAAAAAGCCCGCGCGATCTGCGGCGGCACCGACTTGATTATTCAACTGCGCGCCGGCGTCCGGCGTCCCGAGCACGTCGTCGATCTGAAGAATATCGCCGACATGCGAAAGCTCTCCTTCAGCCTGCAGCATGGTCTGCGGCTCGGCGCCGCGGTGCCGGCGATTGAGCTGCATGAAAGCGCCGACATGCGCCGTTACTATCCGGGGCTGACCGAAGCCGCTCATCTGATCGGCTCGCTGCAGATTCAAAGCCGCGCCTCGGTCGGCGGAAATCTCTGCAACGGCTCGCCCGCCGCCGACACAACGCCAGCCCTGATTGCGCTCGCGGCCAAGGGGCGGGTAGTTGGGCCCAAGGGTGAGCGGATGGTCGCGGCGGAGGATTTCTGCGTCTCGCCCGGACGCACGGTGCTGAATCCTGACGAGCTGCTGGTGGACCTGCAAATCGCGGCCCCGTCGGGCCATTCGAGTGACGCCTACCTGCGCTTCATCCCGCGCAACGAGATGGATATCGCGGTGGTCGGCGTCGGTGTGGCGGTCACGATCGATCCCGCCGACGATCGCTGTATCGACGCGCGGATCGGTTTGGGCGCGGTCGGCCCCACGCCGATTTTCGCAAAAGAGGCTTCGGCGACGCTGGTCGGCAAGAAGCTCGACGCCGCCGCGATCGATAAAGCGGCGCAGTTGGCGATCGCGGTCAGTTCTCCGATCGACGACATGCGCGGGACCGCGGAGTTCCGCCGTCATGTGGTCGGGGTGCTGACCCGCCGCACGCTGGCGATCGCGATTGAGCGTGCGCGCAGCGCTTCGAGCCGTTAA
- a CDS encoding (2Fe-2S)-binding protein produces the protein MAKKTVIETTLNGEVTEFLCEPRESLLEALRDTLGLTGSKEGCLTGDCGACTVVIDGRAACSCLVFAVEAQGKKIETIEGLASREGLHVLQQKFLEHASLQCGICTPGFLMSSKALLDRNPNPTEAEIRYALAGNLCRCTGYDKIVRAVVDAAKTLNSGARAA, from the coding sequence ATGGCGAAGAAAACAGTAATCGAAACCACGCTTAACGGCGAAGTTACGGAATTCCTCTGCGAGCCGCGCGAGAGCCTGCTCGAAGCCCTGCGCGACACGCTCGGGCTGACCGGCAGTAAAGAGGGCTGCCTGACGGGTGACTGCGGGGCTTGCACGGTCGTGATCGACGGGCGCGCGGCCTGCTCCTGCCTGGTCTTCGCGGTGGAAGCGCAGGGCAAAAAGATCGAGACGATCGAGGGCCTCGCCAGCCGCGAGGGCCTGCACGTCTTGCAGCAGAAATTCCTCGAGCACGCGAGTCTCCAGTGCGGCATCTGCACGCCCGGGTTTTTGATGTCGAGCAAGGCCTTGCTCGATCGTAATCCGAATCCGACGGAGGCCGAGATTCGTTACGCACTGGCCGGGAATCTCTGCCGCTGCACCGGTTACGATAAAATCGTCCGCGCCGTAGTCGACGCGGCCAAAACGCTCAACAGTGGCGCTCGCGCGGCCTGA
- a CDS encoding xanthine dehydrogenase family protein molybdopterin-binding subunit gives MAASNGKNFKVIGTRPIRHDGVDKVTGRAKYGADYAFPDMLFGKMLRSPYAHARIKSINTDKAKALPGVMAVMTAADLPDLPDRVESAGEAPINVAHLTQNLMARDKVLYNGHALAAVCATSPHIAEEAVALIEVDYEILPPVMTVEEAMKPGATILLPNLRNKEEGDKQTNVASHLQFKRGDVAEGFKSADYVVEREFKTAMVHQGYIEPHNAVAMYNSDGKGTIWCSTQGTFAVRGLSAAVAGIPEQDIKVVPAEIGGGFGGKLTIYLEPIALVFSKMTGKPVKMVMSRADVLRATGPTSGSTIRCKMGCTKDGKLVAAQVWMAYEAGAYPGSPVGAGAMTIIAPYVIPNMIIDAYDVVVNRPKTAAYRAPGATNAAMASETIIDELAEMCGIDPADFRLQNAVAEGAAQTAGPPYKKIGFVETLEALKNTPHYKSKLEGPYRGRGVASGFWFNIGLQSSAVVNLHGDGTASLVIGSIDIGGTRAAQAMVAAEVLGIGALDVRPQVADTDTIGYTDVTGGSRTAVTTGVAVFQAAEDAVRQLKERAAKLWEKKPEEIAYTDGVLSTAADPSKKLTLKEIAKQFARTGGPITGRANVNVRGVGPSFATTCVDVEVDPDTGKVKILRATCVQDVGKALHPSYVEGQIQGGTAQGIGWALNEEYVYDDKGILRNFGLLDYRMPTCLDLPEIETVLVEVPAPGHPIGSRGVGEVPIVPPVAAVANAIARATGIRMEVAPMSPPRLLKALLKKRNGADSQAAAAGR, from the coding sequence ATGGCAGCTTCAAACGGCAAGAACTTCAAGGTAATCGGCACGCGACCCATCCGGCACGACGGCGTCGATAAGGTGACCGGCCGCGCTAAATACGGCGCCGACTACGCCTTCCCGGACATGCTGTTCGGCAAGATGCTGCGCAGCCCGTACGCTCATGCGCGGATCAAATCGATCAATACCGACAAGGCCAAGGCGTTGCCCGGCGTGATGGCGGTGATGACGGCGGCGGACCTGCCGGACCTGCCGGATCGGGTGGAATCCGCCGGCGAAGCTCCGATCAATGTGGCCCATCTGACGCAGAACCTGATGGCGCGTGACAAGGTGCTGTACAACGGCCACGCGCTGGCCGCAGTTTGCGCGACCAGCCCGCATATCGCCGAGGAGGCGGTGGCGCTGATCGAGGTCGACTACGAAATCCTGCCGCCGGTCATGACGGTCGAGGAGGCGATGAAGCCCGGGGCCACGATCCTGCTGCCCAATCTGCGCAATAAAGAGGAGGGCGACAAGCAGACCAATGTCGCCAGCCATCTGCAGTTCAAGCGCGGCGACGTCGCGGAAGGCTTCAAGTCCGCGGACTACGTGGTTGAGCGCGAATTCAAAACCGCGATGGTCCATCAGGGCTATATCGAGCCGCACAATGCCGTCGCGATGTACAACTCTGACGGCAAGGGGACGATCTGGTGTTCGACGCAGGGCACCTTTGCGGTGCGCGGACTCTCGGCCGCGGTCGCGGGAATTCCCGAGCAGGACATCAAGGTGGTGCCCGCCGAAATTGGCGGCGGCTTCGGCGGCAAGCTCACGATCTATCTGGAGCCGATCGCGCTGGTCTTCTCGAAGATGACCGGCAAGCCGGTCAAGATGGTCATGTCGCGCGCTGACGTGCTGCGCGCAACCGGCCCGACCTCGGGCTCGACGATCCGCTGCAAGATGGGGTGCACGAAGGACGGCAAGCTGGTCGCCGCGCAAGTCTGGATGGCCTACGAAGCCGGAGCCTATCCGGGCTCACCGGTCGGCGCCGGCGCGATGACGATCATCGCGCCATACGTCATCCCGAACATGATTATCGACGCCTACGACGTCGTCGTGAATCGGCCCAAGACCGCGGCCTACCGCGCGCCCGGCGCGACCAACGCCGCGATGGCCTCCGAGACGATAATCGACGAGCTGGCCGAGATGTGCGGAATCGATCCGGCGGACTTCCGTCTGCAAAATGCCGTGGCCGAAGGCGCGGCGCAGACCGCCGGGCCGCCGTACAAAAAGATCGGCTTCGTTGAGACCCTCGAAGCGCTGAAGAACACTCCGCATTACAAATCGAAGCTGGAAGGGCCCTACCGCGGGCGCGGAGTTGCCTCGGGCTTCTGGTTCAATATCGGTCTGCAATCATCCGCCGTGGTCAATCTCCACGGTGACGGCACGGCGAGCCTGGTGATTGGCTCGATCGATATCGGCGGCACGCGCGCGGCGCAGGCGATGGTCGCGGCGGAAGTTCTCGGGATCGGGGCGCTGGACGTGCGGCCCCAGGTCGCCGACACCGATACGATCGGTTACACCGACGTCACCGGCGGCAGCCGAACCGCGGTGACGACCGGGGTCGCGGTCTTTCAGGCGGCCGAAGACGCCGTGCGCCAGCTCAAGGAGCGCGCGGCCAAACTGTGGGAGAAGAAGCCCGAAGAGATTGCCTACACGGACGGCGTGCTGAGCACCGCCGCCGACCCGTCGAAAAAGCTGACGCTCAAGGAGATCGCCAAGCAGTTCGCGCGTACCGGCGGACCGATCACCGGACGCGCCAACGTCAATGTGCGCGGCGTCGGACCGTCGTTCGCCACCACCTGCGTCGATGTCGAAGTCGATCCCGACACCGGCAAGGTCAAGATTCTGCGCGCGACCTGCGTGCAGGATGTCGGCAAGGCGCTCCATCCGAGCTACGTCGAGGGGCAGATTCAGGGCGGCACGGCGCAAGGTATCGGCTGGGCGCTCAACGAGGAATACGTCTACGACGACAAGGGCATCTTGCGCAATTTCGGGCTCCTCGACTACCGCATGCCGACCTGTCTTGACCTGCCCGAGATCGAAACCGTGCTGGTCGAGGTTCCGGCGCCCGGCCATCCGATCGGCTCGCGCGGGGTGGGCGAGGTTCCGATCGTGCCGCCGGTCGCGGCCGTCGCTAATGCGATCGCACGCGCGACCGGAATCAGAATGGAAGTGGCGCCGATGTCACCACCTCGGCTGCTGAAAGCGCTGCTCAAGAAACGCAACGGCGCCGACAGCCAGGCGGCGGCAGCTGGCCGCTAA
- a CDS encoding MoaD/ThiS family protein, whose amino-acid sequence MRGKGSSLRRLDPFLAMAIVVVPALLRKLTDGVERVPVTGRNLGQVIEDLERQFPGFREQLVQNGEMKPSIAVSIDGEMGTGGLLDRVKDSSEIFFIPAIGGG is encoded by the coding sequence GTGAGAGGAAAGGGTTCGAGCCTGCGACGGCTCGACCCTTTTTTAGCGATGGCCATCGTCGTAGTTCCAGCCCTGTTGCGCAAACTCACGGATGGCGTCGAGCGCGTGCCGGTCACGGGTCGCAATCTGGGCCAAGTGATCGAAGACCTTGAACGGCAGTTCCCCGGCTTCCGTGAGCAGTTGGTCCAGAACGGCGAGATGAAACCTTCGATCGCGGTGTCGATTGACGGCGAGATGGGTACCGGCGGCCTGCTCGACCGCGTCAAGGATTCGAGCGAAATTTTTTTCATCCCGGCGATTGGCGGCGGCTGA